In Runella sp. SP2, the genomic window TATCTAAAGTGCCCGATACTTTTGTGAATGGAGCAACGGAATATCGACTGTCGCATTTGACCAATATTTGTTTTGAAAACGTGGACGGCGAAAACCTACTGCTGAGCCTGCGCGATGTGGCCGTTTCTACGGGCTCGGCTTGCACGTCGGCGTCGGTATTGCCTTCTTATGTTTTAAAAATCCTTGGTTTGACCGATGACCAAGCGTATGCGTCTTTGCGGATGAGTTTAGGACGTTTTACAACGGAGGAAGAAATTACGTTTGCCATCCATCACATCGTTGAAGTGGTGCAAAAAATGCGAGGATAGCCAACCTACCGAAAGTTTTAAACTTTCGGTAGGTTCAAACTTTCGGTAGGTTAGAAAAAAGCTATTTATGCTCAATCAAATCCCACCAATTGCCGTACAAATCTTCAAAAACAGCCACTGTACCGTAAGGTTCCTCGACAGGCTGGCGCACAAATTTGACGCCGTTGTCGAGGTACAATTGATAATCTCTCCAAAAATCGTCGGTAGTCAAAAACAGGAAAACTCGTCCTCCTGTCTGATTTCCAACTCGGCTTTGTTGTTCGTCATTGGCTGCTTTGGCCAGCAAAAGCGCAGATTCTGACGCGCCTTTGGGTCTTACCAATACCCATCTTTTGGTAGGACTTAGTTGAGTGTCTTCGACCAAATCAAAATGTAATTTCTGGGTATAAAATTCGATGGCATCGTCATAATCGGTTACTACCAAGGCTAGATGAGCAATGTGCTGTTTCATGGATTTGATGTTTTTCATTTGAACCTCCCGAAAGTTTAAAACTTTCGGGAGGTAGGCAAACATTAAACAGTAGCTAACCGAAAAACAGTTTCCATTTGTTGTTGATTGATGCGCGACGGGACGAGTTTTAACAAAGTGTTTCGTGCAGCAATCCCCCAAGAATTTTCGATTTGGGAAAGTTGCCCCATTCGCCAACTCGTGTCCACTATCATTCGCGCTTTCTTTTGTCGGAGTCGTTGATAATCAGCAAACGTTTTTTCGAGCGGAAGCCCCTTGTCAAGCAATTTACCTAGCACATACGCGTCTTCTACGGCTTGGCACGCACCTTGTCCCATGTTGGGGGTGGTGGCGTGGGCCGCATCGCCAATCAAACAAACACGCTCAGAATGCCATTGGGGAATTGGATTTAAATCAATGATTTCGCTTTCAATGATTTGGGTGTTGGGCGTGCTGGCAATAATTGCTAAAATATCAGGATGAAACTCGCGGAAGGTTTCCAGTAAATTCGCGTTTTTTGTGCTGGATGACAGTGAGTTAACCAGCGCGTACCAATATATTTTCTTGTCGCTGATTTTCACAAATCCAAAACGCTTTCCTTTGCCCCATGCTTCCACGGGTGCGTGGTGGTGTCGTTCGTGAAGTTCTATTTCGCCCACTCCCCGCCAGCAAAACTGATGCGCATTTC contains:
- a CDS encoding VOC family protein; this translates as MKQHIAHLALVVTDYDDAIEFYTQKLHFDLVEDTQLSPTKRWVLVRPKGASESALLLAKAANDEQQSRVGNQTGGRVFLFLTTDDFWRDYQLYLDNGVKFVRQPVEEPYGTVAVFEDLYGNWWDLIEHK
- a CDS encoding FAD-dependent monooxygenase, giving the protein MSTAIIGAGIGGLTTALTLQKRGIGVSIYESAPAIKPVGAGIIMANNAMQVFQQLGLKSSIEKAGNKISRLRITDPQLTDLSVIDLHSFEAKYGVHNVAIHRGALQQILAEAVGYKHIHLSKRVSKIEKGEDFTIHFEDNTAVKSRILIGADGLKSVVRNQLFEKSELRNAHQFCWRGVGEIELHERHHHAPVEAWGKGKRFGFVKISDKKIYWYALVNSLSSSTKNANLLETFREFHPDILAIIASTPNTQIIESEIIDLNPIPQWHSERVCLIGDAAHATTPNMGQGACQAVEDAYVLGKLLDKGLPLEKTFADYQRLRQKKARMIVDTSWRMGQLSQIENSWGIAARNTLLKLVPSRINQQQMETVFRLATV